A genome region from Brachymonas denitrificans includes the following:
- a CDS encoding pirin family protein, translating to MFTIRRAHERGHAQHGWLDSWHLFSFAEYYDPRWMGWGNLRVINEDRIDPGTGFGRHGHRDMEIVSYVLEGALTHADSMGNTTTIVPGQIQRMTAGTGVLHSEHNANRQGQTHFLQIWIEPAAQQLPPGYAQRDTGLEAARGQLKLLAAPASRNLPEVMPLHADAAIHAGLLDGADTAELVLAEGRKAAVFVARGSLQVNGQQLHTGDTAFLADETHIQLDGARAAEVLVFDLAA from the coding sequence ATGTTTACTATCCGACGTGCCCATGAACGCGGCCATGCCCAACACGGCTGGCTCGACAGCTGGCACTTGTTTTCCTTTGCCGAATACTACGACCCGCGCTGGATGGGCTGGGGCAATCTGCGCGTGATCAACGAAGACCGCATCGATCCCGGTACCGGCTTTGGCCGCCACGGCCACCGCGACATGGAGATCGTGAGCTATGTGCTGGAAGGTGCGCTGACGCACGCCGACAGCATGGGCAATACCACCACCATCGTGCCGGGGCAGATCCAGCGCATGACGGCCGGCACCGGCGTGCTGCACAGCGAACATAACGCCAACCGCCAGGGCCAGACGCATTTCCTGCAGATCTGGATCGAGCCGGCTGCGCAGCAGCTGCCTCCTGGCTACGCCCAGCGCGATACCGGTCTGGAAGCGGCACGCGGCCAATTGAAGCTGCTCGCGGCCCCGGCCTCGCGCAATCTGCCCGAAGTGATGCCGCTGCACGCCGACGCAGCCATCCATGCCGGCCTGCTGGACGGTGCCGATACGGCCGAACTCGTTCTGGCCGAGGGGCGCAAGGCTGCGGTATTCGTGGCGCGCGGCTCGCTGCAAGTCAATGGCCAGCAGTTGCACACCGGCGATACCGCTTTCCTTGCCGATGAAACCCACATCCAGCTCGATGGCGCACGCGCTGCCGAGGTGCTGGTCTTCGATCTGGCCGCGTGA
- a CDS encoding flavodoxin family protein, translated as MSHPNVVVVYHSGYGHTQRMAHAVADGAQARVLAIDADGNLPPPAWEELNQADAIIFGAPTYMGGPSWQFKKFADATSKQWFAGLWKDKLFGGFTNSATMNGDKGETIGYFMTLAAQHGGLWVSLGIMPSNSKAAGRNDPNYVGGYAGALATTPSDAGVGEMAQGDLDTARMYGERVLAAAVRWKQG; from the coding sequence ATGAGTCACCCCAACGTTGTTGTTGTCTACCATTCCGGCTACGGCCACACCCAGCGCATGGCGCATGCCGTGGCCGATGGCGCGCAGGCGCGCGTCCTTGCCATCGATGCCGACGGCAACCTGCCGCCGCCCGCCTGGGAAGAACTGAATCAGGCCGATGCCATCATCTTCGGTGCCCCGACCTATATGGGCGGCCCGAGCTGGCAGTTCAAGAAGTTTGCCGACGCCACCTCCAAGCAGTGGTTTGCGGGCTTGTGGAAAGACAAGCTGTTCGGCGGCTTCACCAACAGCGCCACCATGAACGGCGACAAGGGCGAGACCATCGGCTATTTCATGACGCTGGCGGCGCAGCACGGCGGCCTGTGGGTCAGCCTGGGCATCATGCCGTCCAACAGCAAGGCTGCCGGCCGCAACGATCCCAACTACGTCGGCGGCTATGCCGGTGCGCTGGCCACCACCCCGTCGGATGCGGGCGTGGGCGAAATGGCGCAGGGCGACCTGGACACGGCGCGGATGTACGGCGAGCGTGTGCTGGCTGCTGCGGTGCGCTGGAAGCAAGGGTAA